The Alcaligenes aquatilis genome contains the following window.
TCCGTCCTGTTCGGCAATGAATTCCACCGTGCCTGCGCCCACATAGTTCACGGCGCGGGCCGCTGCAATGGCGGCTTCGCCCATGGCCTGGCGACGCTCGGGTGTCATGCCTGGGGCGGGCGCTTCTTCAATCACTTTCTGGTGACGACGCTGTACCGAACAATCGCGCTCGAACAGGTAGACGTAGTCACCATGCTGGTCACCAAAGACCTGGATTTCGATATGGCGTGGTTTGGTGATGTAGCGTTCGATCAGCACGCGGTCGTCGCTAAAGCTGCTGGCCGCTTCGCGCTGGCACGAGCGCAAGGCTTCCAGGAACGCGCCGGACTCTTCCACAATACGCATGCCCTTGCCGCCGCCACCGGCACTGGCTTTGATCAGCACGGGGTAGCCGATATTGTCGGCTTGCTGGTGCAGGAAGTCGGGGTCCTGGTTGTCGCCGTGGTAACCGGGCACCAAAGGCACACCGGCTTTTTCCATCAGGGATTTGGCGGCGGACTTACTGCCCATGGCCGCAATGGCTTGAGCGGGTGGGCCTACAAAAATAATGCCGGCTTGTTCACAAGCGCGAGCAAAGTGCTCGTTCTCGGACAGAAAACCATAGCCAGGGTGGATCGCGTTCGCGCCAGTGGCACGAGCGGCTTCCAGAATGGCGTCGATCTTCAAGTAACTGTCGCGTGGCTCGGGGCCACCGATGCGCACGGCTTGATCACAAGCACGTACGTGCTGGGCGTCCGCGTCCGCGTCGGAGTAAACCGCAACGGTACGCAGCCCCAGGCTGCGGGCAGTGGCGGCCACCCGGCAGGCAATTTCACCGCGATTGGCTATCAGCAGGGTCTGAAACACAGTGTCTCCTTGTCTTACATGCGGAACACGCCAAAGCGGGTGTCTTCAATAGGGGCGTTCAAGGCGGCGGACAAACCCAGGGCCAAAACGCGCCGGGTGTCCGAAGGCTGGATGATGCCGTCATCCCACAAACGCGCAGTGGCGTAGTAGGGGTGGCCTTCATGTTCGTATTGTTCGCGGATCGGGGCCTTGAAGGCTTCCTCGTCCTCGGCACTCCAGGTCTGGCCACGGGCTTCCAGGCCATCACGGCGCACGGTCGCCAGCACGCTGGCAGCTTGCTCACCACCCATGACCGAGATACGGGCATTGGGCCAGAGAAACAGCAGGCGCGGGCTGAATGCGCGGCCACACATGCCGTAGTTACCGGCACCGAAAGAGCCGCCCAGAATCACGGTGAACTTGGGTACGGCAGCCGTGGATACGGCGGTGACCAGTTTGGCGCCGTGGCGGGCAATCCCTTCGTTTTCGTACTTGCGGCCCACCATGAAGCCGGTGATGTTCTGCAGAAACACCAAAGGCGTCTTGCGCTGGCAGCACAGTTCAATGAAGTGGGCGCCTTTTTGAGCCGCTTCCGAGAACAGAATGCCGTTGTTAGCGATGATGCCCACGGGCATACCGTGGATATGGGCAAAGCCGGTCACCAGCGTGGTGCCAAAGCGGGCTTTGAATTCATCAAAATCCGAGTCATCCACAATGCGGGCGATCACTTCGCGCACATCGTAGGGCTTGCGGGTATCGGCGGGGATGATGCCGTTCAACTCTTGCGGGTCGTAACGTGGCTCGCGTACTTCTTTCAGCGGCCAGGGCAGTTTTTTCTCGCGGTTCAGGCGGCCGACGCAGCGGCGTGCCAATTCCAGCGCATGCAGATCGTTCTCGGCCAGATGGTCGGCCACGCCGGACAGACGGGTGTGCACATCGCCACCGCCCAAGTCTTCGGCGCTGACTTCTTCACCTGTAGCCGCTTTGACCAGGGGTGGGCCACCCAGGAAGATGGTGCCCTGGTCGCGCACGATAATGGACTCATCGCTCATGGCCGGAACATAGGCACCGCCAGCGGTACACGAACCCATCACCACGGCGATCTGTGCAATCCCCTGGGCCGACATATTGGCCTGGTTGTAGAAGATGCGGCCAAAGTGGTCACGGTCCGGGAAGACGTCTTCCTGGTTGGGCAGGTTGGCCCCGCCCGAGTCCACCAGGTATACGCAAGGCAGATTGTTCTGCTGGGCGATTTCCTGGGCACGCAAATGCTTTTTAACAGTCAGCGGATAGTAGGTACCGCCTTTGACCGTGGCGTCGTTGCAGACCACCACGCATTCAATGCCCGCAATGCGGCCAATGCCCGTGATGATGCCCGCGCCGGGAGACTCGTTGTTATAGACGTCCTGGGCAGCCAGAGGCGAGAGTTCCAGAAAGGGAGTACCGGGATCAAGCAGCCGTTCGACGCGTTCGCGGGGCAGCAGTTTGCCGCGACCCACATGGCGTTGCCGGGAGGATTCAGACCCGCCCAAAGCGGTTTTCTGTAGCTTTTGGCGCAGATCAAGGATCAGGGCCTGCATGATCGAGGCGTTGTCCTGAAAGTCTTGGGAACGCGGATTGATGCGGGATTCAATAACTGACATGGCGTGCCTGGAAAGAGAACAGAGAAAAGCCCATAAAATCAGCCGGGCCGCAGCCCGGCTGATGAGCTTGCTTTAAACCAGCTCGACGGCCAGGGCGACCGCTTCGCCACCGCCAATGCACAGCGAAGCAATACCACGCTTGCCGCCGGTCTTGCGCAGGGCGCCGATCAAGGTCGCCAAAAGGCGAGCACCCGATGCACCGATGGGGTGGCCCAGGGCCGTGGCGCCACCGTGGATGTTGACCTTGTCGTGCGGGATGTTCAGCTCTTTCATGGCGGCCATGGTGACCACGGCAAAGGCTTCGTTGATCTCGAACAGATCAACGTCGGCCACGCTCCAGCCGGTTTTATCCAGCAGCTTCTGGATAGCGGCCACCGGTGCGGTGGTGAACCAGGCGGGTTCCTGAGCGTGCTGGGTGTGAGCCACAATGCGGGCCAGCGGTGTTGCGCCCAGTTCTTTGGCCTTGTCTTCAGTGGTGATCACCATGGCGGCGGCGCCGTCCGAAATGGACGAGGCGTTGGCAGCGGTAACCGTGCCGTCTTTCTTGAAAGCGGGGCGCAGTGTGGGGATCTTCTCGGGCATGGCTTTGGCAGGGGCTTCGTCCTTGGCAATGACGACATCACCCTTGCGACCCGCAATGGTCACGGGCGCAATTTCCCATTCAAAGCTGCCGTCATCGCTGGCTTGGCGAGCGCGGCGCAGCGATTCCAGCGCGTAAGCGTCTTGCTCTTCGCGGCTGAATTCGTATTTGCTGGCGCAGTCTTCGGCAAACACGCCCATGGCGGTGCCACGGCTGTAGGCATCTTCCAGACCGTCCATGGCCATGTGGTCATAGACGGTGGAATGGCCGTAGCGGTAGCCCTGGCGGCCTTTAAGCAGCAGATAAGGGGCGTTGCTCATGCTTTCCTGACCGCCAGCCACCACCACGTCCACACTGCCTGCTTTGAGCAGATCGTGGGCAAACATAGCGGCTTTCAGACCGGAACCGCACACTTTGTGAATGGTGGTGCAAGCCACACCCTGGGGTAGACCGG
Protein-coding sequences here:
- a CDS encoding carboxyl transferase domain-containing protein, which translates into the protein MSVIESRINPRSQDFQDNASIMQALILDLRQKLQKTALGGSESSRQRHVGRGKLLPRERVERLLDPGTPFLELSPLAAQDVYNNESPGAGIITGIGRIAGIECVVVCNDATVKGGTYYPLTVKKHLRAQEIAQQNNLPCVYLVDSGGANLPNQEDVFPDRDHFGRIFYNQANMSAQGIAQIAVVMGSCTAGGAYVPAMSDESIIVRDQGTIFLGGPPLVKAATGEEVSAEDLGGGDVHTRLSGVADHLAENDLHALELARRCVGRLNREKKLPWPLKEVREPRYDPQELNGIIPADTRKPYDVREVIARIVDDSDFDEFKARFGTTLVTGFAHIHGMPVGIIANNGILFSEAAQKGAHFIELCCQRKTPLVFLQNITGFMVGRKYENEGIARHGAKLVTAVSTAAVPKFTVILGGSFGAGNYGMCGRAFSPRLLFLWPNARISVMGGEQAASVLATVRRDGLEARGQTWSAEDEEAFKAPIREQYEHEGHPYYATARLWDDGIIQPSDTRRVLALGLSAALNAPIEDTRFGVFRM
- a CDS encoding acetyl-CoA C-acyltransferase produces the protein MTNSVVIVSIARTPMGGMMGSLSDLAAHELGAVAIKAAMERSGIPADKVDEVIMGNVLQAGQGQAPARQAALGAGLPQGVACTTIHKVCGSGLKAAMFAHDLLKAGSVDVVVAGGQESMSNAPYLLLKGRQGYRYGHSTVYDHMAMDGLEDAYSRGTAMGVFAEDCASKYEFSREEQDAYALESLRRARQASDDGSFEWEIAPVTIAGRKGDVVIAKDEAPAKAMPEKIPTLRPAFKKDGTVTAANASSISDGAAAMVITTEDKAKELGATPLARIVAHTQHAQEPAWFTTAPVAAIQKLLDKTGWSVADVDLFEINEAFAVVTMAAMKELNIPHDKVNIHGGATALGHPIGASGARLLATLIGALRKTGGKRGIASLCIGGGEAVALAVELV